A window of the Brassica napus cultivar Da-Ae chromosome A2, Da-Ae, whole genome shotgun sequence genome harbors these coding sequences:
- the LOC106405518 gene encoding uncharacterized protein LOC106405518, with protein sequence MGCNGSRLGGAAAARTDEGGVVPLPAGIRPLLRRRLEEMKKRSHASVLKGNQTLSKKELLRHGSSEVDDGEEMEEKHDSLKLSAKVAPVPDHHVEEKKEVIYEKISSRDGVKEVKKEEEIVKKQDEDNHHHGVVDDVAMNVNKEGDNGSNHNEHDKVINDKKDEDDSVDHDEGRMSNFDERMICPGSPSFRVYCIDVTSDDDEEEEKDAEDTRKSMESESVLIESKEDESIVKKEKRERKGKRFGIALPRKYLANVTAGCMGNHTHARLMQEKSSQ encoded by the exons ATGGGCTGCAATGGCTCAAGGCTAGGAGGTGCGGCAGCTGCGAGAACAGATGAGGGCGGCGTTGTACCACTTCCCGCGGGAATACGTCCGCTTCTCCGGCGAAGATTAGAGGAGATGAAGAAACGGAGCCATGCAAGCGTCTTGAAAGGAAACCAGACGTTGTCCAAGAAGGAGCTTCTAAGGCACGGCTCCTCTGAGGTCGACGACGGAGAAGAGATGGAGGAGAAACACGACAGCTTGAAGTTGTCGGCTAAGGTTGCTCCTGTGCCTGATCATCACgtggaagagaagaaagaggttATTTATGAAAAGATTTCGTCGAGAGATGGTGTTAAAGAAGTGAAGAAAGAGGAGGAAATTGTGAAGAAACAAGATGAAGACAATCATCATCATGGTGTCGTTGATGATGTAGCCATGAATGTTAACAAAGAGGGAGATAATGGTTCTAACCATAATGAGCATGACAAGGTCATCAATGATAAGAAGGATGAAGATGATAGTGTTGATCATGATGAAGGGAGGATGAGCAACTTTGATGAGAGGATGATATGTCCTGGATCTCCAAGCTTTAGGGTTTATTGCATCGATGttacttctgatgatgatgaagaagaag AAAAAGATGCTGAAGACACGAGAAAGTCGATGGAATCCGAAAGCGTCCTCATAGAATCAAAAGAG GATGAAAGCATCGTTAAAAaggagaaaagagaaagaaaaggaaagagattCGGAATAGCATTGCCAAGGAAGTATTTGGCTAATGTGACTGCAGGATGCATGGGCAACCACACTCATGCTCGTCTGATGCAAGAGAAATCGAGCCAGTGA